cactattgtttcccctatgcggcatcttttgaagaacgagacttaatacaatagagcttattcatattcaatgaaatgcaaataagtggcggggtattctgaagtttagcctaTTCTTTCTTCATTCGCATTATAAGGAAATGGAATGACTTGCcaggatacattgtacatgcCGAATCATTGTCTGTTTTTAAGACTAGACTTATAAATTTACttgaatatttattgaaattttatttGAATCAGTAGCTATTAAATTTTATCTATATAATTTTTGTACGTTTTTAGTTagggaaattgtttttataaAGGGTTAACCTCACGATTTCCCTTTTCATGATGTTTTTATATTTGTGTTGTAACTTcctgaataaaatgttatgttttttgttttgtttttagattCGTTGTTATCCTCTCGCAATCGCTTCATCTTCGGACAGGTTAAGATTCCAGcgagaaaacaaagagaaaacatCAAAGAAAATTATCTACATTGTCTCAGGGAAAAACCACTTGGGAAAACCTCTTTATGCCCGTGTAGACACTGACGTGATTGGCTGTCGCCAAATGGTAACCCGTGTGCAGTGGGGCATTTGTTCCCGCTGGGAAGAGCAATGGGAAGAGCCGGATTTTTTGGCCCGTTGCCGGCGCGTGACAGTTTCGACTAAACCAATCAGAGAAGCTGACGAAATTCAAGACTTGGCTCGCGAAATGCTTCGGTAGGTGAGCAACCTTATTCACGGCCGGATAAGAAAATTGCTAAACAGCTGAACGTTCCTcgaattttcttgttcttcacgACTCTTTCGAGCGCTAAATAATATGTATCTGGTGGGAATATCATTGGGCTATATGAGGACTTTTGCGTGTGAAGGGTGGTGAAATTGTGTGTGCAGCCTTCGCTTCACTTAAATTAAACGAGTGCGGATTTCACTATATCGACAATGGCTTATGAATCGACTTAAACTCTCTTATCGCATACAATATATTAatagttatgcattgcaaaatcacgttgtgagcttggggtgcctgagGATAGTGAGTCATTTTAtatataataatacacatgaaaaaattactcgattctgattggctgagagcagtgcagttcaagtgtaacaccagtgcaaaaagtgtaacaccggtgcaaaaagtgtaacaccagtgcaaattacacatcgtaattctggattttgatttgcagaaagacattgggaaagttgtaggccaatgatctcatgtaaacggcaatgaccaaaattttgtacagaaactctgaaaaaatttttctcgaatgcgaaaaaaagggcttcaagaaacatcttccggcacttttttcacgcgaattttttcatgtttgtattattaataagtaatcatacggtttttctcgttcaatttggaattaatttgcacttgtgagtttttcaaaaagctgaaattgcactcgccgaagcggctcgtgcaatttcagctttttcaaaaactcactcgtgcaaattaattccaaactgaactcgaaaccgtatgattacctatactaattttaaaattatattatatgGCTGTGTTTCACAAGGACTGGGAGCTACCAAATTCacgaatctgattggctgaaatcgatattgaccgcggtcaggagcccatgaccgcggtctagatttttccatctagaccggtaatgttttgcggtgaaaaagttgcaaattcaaatgcaaaaatacttagtttttttttttttctaccaatacttatttatggaagtgccaaaaagctaggctcgatttccagccgttttggaAGTCCGGTATCATCCTCCTCCCAACGAACGTGGGTGTGTGGCAAGGAACGCTAAGaatttaaagaatttagggagatttcccaCAAAGGAATAAACCCGGTaagtcaccgacttagtttttcaggtaattttcaaaaactgtaatttagagggcctttctgtggacctgtcgtgttgccatggtaaccgatatgacgttaTAAGTGCCCAtatattacccaacaatagagttgcgaagatatttatagtttgcatacactatgaaatatccttctttggtatctttcatcgtttctaaaacactatagcaacgaaaaaccctttcaagcctccttaagCGCTTTGTGAATTATTTAGACTTTTtcttcaacaatcgcagcaaaataTCTGGCGCGgacaacaactgcggaattgtatcccggttgggatacatttgaatttgatctgGGGCATGTGACCAAGAATCATCCAATCacagtgcttgttttgttgagtgaaacaAATATTAATGTATGTCCATACCAAAAGGAAACTATTCTAGTTTGTTGACAATAGACAGCAACTTTAATATTATGCAACCAAATATAATCAGATCAATCCTAGATAAAACATTTTTCATCATTATACTAAATCATTTGGCAAATACAGTGAAACCCAGTGACTAAGAaccttccattttaaaatttagcctaaACAGGTTCTGGAATAAACAGTAATCAACACAGATATTTAGTTTCCAAATAAGTCCTTCTTTTCTGTTGCAAAAGATGACATTGTAGATAATGGAATTTTCGTGGTACTTGGCATTAATGTCCTATGCAGCAGCCAGTGTTTCCCTATTCCTTatataaaatttgaataaaatttaacccattgactcccaggggttacccattgatgagtaaaatcgtctggcgttcgacagagtaaaatactacgtATGGTCGGTTCAGGCCGGCTTGGGAGTCATAGGGTTTATTAAATatcaaattaaatattaaatgtttactttggtttttatttgtattaataaaaataactatgataaataaaattgaagtatCACATGAATCTTCTGAAAATAACATGAATTTACTGTTATTCCTTTTCCAATTACAACATAACAGATAAATTGAATGTGAAACTGTAGTTCATAGAAAATATCTGAAAGTCCGCATGAACAGCAGAGTGAACAGATATTAAGTTCCCACCAAGACCTTTTTGATACAACTAATTACCGATCAACATTATAGAGGATACAACTTAGTAATCAAAACTCATAGTGATCCAGTCCTTTGATCAATTGGTCATCAGTTTTATCTACAGTAATGAGGCATCCAGTTTTCTGAAATTGTTGTACTGTCCAAACTAAAACTCTTAATAACCCTGGCCCCTGTATTATATTGATGCATGTAACTGCTTAagtaaaaattaatttgattttcAACAGTGGTATTTACATTCCAATTAAAGTGGCAAGGAACCTTTGTCTCCAGGGAGAACCCGAAATGTCAATAATTGACATTAATTATTAGGTATCTTATTAATTTTGCCAAAGTGCACACATATCTTTTAGATTGtagaaaataagaacctgtttcaaattttaggctTATTAATTAAAGAGGTTCTTGTATGGATGGGGTCTAAGTGACAAAttttagcctaacaggttcttacTCACAGGGGACGtcccatgttttatgagtcaataaatcaatgagtcaatgagtcatgagtccaatgagactcacagtcaatatagcaatagtttattgattaagcctaagccctcgtttcagtgattatgcactaactcattgactcataaatagtGTACACCCCTCACAGGGTTTTACTGTGACagcaattattaattttaatctaATGCCCATTTTATAGCCCATGTTACATGTACTTTCCAAATTCTGCAACTATCCTTCACAATATGTACATACATTTCATTAAAAAGAAGGCTGAGTACCTGTTAAGGAatagtaataggactgagtgaaGTACAATAGTGATTATTCAGTGAGTAAACAGGCGAGGAATTTGCACACATGGCCAATTGAAATTAAGAGGACAATTACCCCTGAATTGTACGACAGGAAGTCCTATTACTaattaatcgtaactattacaaaTGCAAGGGTAAAAAGTCTTTGAATACCTTTTGTGtgaaaaaatttaatgttaaaGAGTTTTGCAAACAGTGagaaaacagcaagaaagaTCCCATCCAAATGCATGTGATTGATGTGCAGATGAAGtaggtgtccaattacaggtatccaatttAGAGTTTTGAGAATGGATACCTGCAATTACGTGACAAATGCAGCGCccacagaaccaatcagattcaatAATTTTGTAACAGTTACgattaataatagtaattgaACTGAATGGAGTgcttcagaccaaaattgcacaacACTAAGTTCAATTACCCCTTTaatacatccatttagaaatcacacaattaTTATTTAATCACTGAACTACAGGATTTTAGTTGgtgccaatattttattgatccagttgggagcaaaagttgcaaaattcggcACACAATGATTTTCATTTGCCTGCAATTTTATTGGTTACCTACAAGctttgaaatctgattggttgttttgctTTAGTGTTCCTTCTGATTGGCTGGGAAATGGTGTGATtaagagcaaaaaatagtgacttctcaaatcagccaatcagattgcaaggatcaccattGATCACTAAATGAATGTAACATGGATacaaattattaattattaataaccCAACTAACACTTTTGAGTgttaagtaaaataaaataactatATTTAAAATCCTAAAATATCCTAAAATCTCAAACTCAAGCTATAGTAAGACTATTAACCGTACAGGCTATAAtgataaactaaaaatagatgAAATCTGTATAGGAATTAAATCGTATAAACTTGCTCATGCATTTAATGATTTAAGGGAacaagtgatattttgaaagttctcaaaattgcgcGAGCcataggcgagtgcaatttgagaaaataataaaattaatgtatatcTAGAGCCCTAAAAAATCACACACGTAGGTAACAGTTGCGACTATAAACAGGCCTTCTGACAGGGTGCGCGGGTGCGGAACCGCACAATTTGGTAAAACCCGCACAATTCCGCACAATTtgggaaaatttgcaaaataccGCACAATATGGACTTATCTACTcaaaattttaatcaaaacGCGTTTTTTTCTATTGAGTATCAGGAGATCTAGAATATATTTAGGCTATTTTCAGACTATTTACCTTAAAAACACTCTAGTATTGCCACGCTTTCAGCGAACAACTCGTCGATTGGGTCACACAATTAGTGACTGATACAGACTATTTAGATATACATGACGTACATTAGAGGCTCACTAGGTTTTCTGAGGCAATTTCCTCAAGTGGTTTTGTTTAGCACATTCGATTGCTTCAACAAACATAAAATCAGTTTTAAATAGGTTCTAAACTTCAGTCAATAATATAAATATCTAGTActgatgctctaaccactgagctactggagactatggtgagcaagggtgaaatgtgggtatttgactcgagctgcatcacgcagccacagagtcaaatattgactgacagcatagctcataactgcatcgcgcagtcacactGAACAAATAAAGCTTTAACACTGCAAGACAGTAAAAAGGACAGCagtcaaataataaaataaaaattaaaacactaatgacaataataaagaattataatgatgatgatgatgatgatgatgataaaccATCACATCATCACTGTTACTTAAGTAAATGTGATTGATAGAGGAGTTAGCTTTAAGCaatcaagaagctagagtcgctgAGCCctttaacatttgttaagacccagtattggagttgtaggccCTTGGTTACGGACTACTCTCGAGTTCTCATTTTAAGTTGACTGTATAAAATGTCTTTTGGAATGCAGCCATCAGGCATTCTTGTAACATGGCCAAGCCAACACAACCTCTTTTCCAAGAGAAGAAGAAACATGCTTGGCAAATCAACTGTTGGAGACACAGAGGGTGCATCTGATGCAATGAAGATTGACCACGATTTGTATCAAGAACAAATCATCATTAAACTACGTAAATAAGCCAACCGAGAAAAAAACCATGCCTAACCCACAAACTTACAATCGTGATTCACATGCTCAACTTTCTCACTTACAGCTGTTTGAAAATTGCAGTGACTACTGTATTCCAGATTACATGTAgcagtattaattttttttaaccttggAGCAACACTTGACACCGCAATTTTTATAATTTGaagaataaatttaaaaaagcagTCATCACAAATTTCCAGCAGCTTTTTTCGAAAATTTGCAGCAACGACCCTGCTTGGCCTGCAAATGGAGGATCGTTCTAAATTCTAACCTGACAGAACAAAGCGTTTTCTCTTTAACAAAGTCTACGGTAGGTTCTGACATAAAAGATTAATAATTTGCTACGTCGGCTCATCTAATCACTATCATTTTTACCGTTAACACATTTTGCCATCTCATTTATAGCATTTCCAAATTCTTCAACAATAATCTCTGGATCTGGTAGCACTGCCGAATCACTGTGAACTCCAATAATAACTTGCCCTGCATAACTGAAAACGGACATTGCGACTCCAATATTATGATTGTGTGGGGGAAAAAACATCAAATATTTCAAACGGCTGCCTTTAACGGTGTACATCTGTTGTGGACCGGGGAGATTTGAGAAAAGGCAACTTGTTTTGTCGCACAGAACTTTATTTGAATAAGTGTTCAGGAACTGTGGAAAGATCCCTTGTGAAATGGATATGATTCCAGCTGTGATGAATGGTGTACCAGACACTTTTATTTCGTTCATGCGAGCTCTAGTTTCGTACAGTTGTTCAAGAATGCCATCAGTAGCCACAGCCATTTTGGGAAAGATGAATGAGAAATAGTTATCAAAGTGAAGTTCTTTAGATGGTGGACGGACATCCACAGGAACAGAAGCCGTCACATCTACAGGATTCTCCACACCTTTTTTCTGGAAGTACTTCCTCAGTGCACTGGTAAGGCAAGCCATTATTACATCATTGACAGTTGTGCCTGTAGCTGATTTGATCTTTTTTATCAACTGAAGGTCAAATGCTTCATtccatgcaatttttttcactcCACTGAGATTCGGTCCATGTAAAATAGATCTGTCAGGAGTTGCTAGGACAAGCTCGAACAAGTACTTAGGAGTTATAAACGCAGCCTTAACCAGGAAAAGTAACCTGTTGGTGGTCGAAAACTTTTGCGGTTCTTTCTGAGGAATAACTTTATCAGGAAGTTGGTAAAGGAGGAATTTTACATTGGAAACTCCATCAGCAAGAGCATGCGACAATCTGAGAAGGACAAAAAGATCATTCTTGCCAAAGTTTGTTGGAATGCAAACACATTGCCAAGGAGATCTTTTTGCAGGTAAAGGCTCCATGCTCAGCCTAGAAACCAAAGCCATCAACTCGTCTTTTGATCGAGGAACCTCTCCCTCCCATTTCAACACATGGTTTTCGATGTTGAAGGATGGGTCCTCTCGCAAAAAGTACTGAAACCACCCAGGCCGAATATAGCAACGAGTTCTATAATAGATCAAGTCCCCGTTGGCTGTCTTTCCGTTCACAAGCCGCTCCAAAATAGCTTGGCTTAAGAGCTTTATTCTATCTTCAACCCTGCCGTCGAGTTCGAAGCAAAACACTGAACTGAGAACATATTGCTGTTGACTGTCGTCCGATACCCACATGGAATCCATTCCCGGAAGATGCCCTTCACCGAACACCTTCTTGACTATGACACGCTCAGCGATcttcaaaatgtaaaacaacCCAAGTAACTGCAGCAAAGGAATCATCGGAACGAgaataacaaaaacaagctGATAAGAGAGGAGACATTCTGCAATAAACCTCGCAGTTGACAGTAAAACTCCTACAGATACCATTCTGTATGAGATCTGatgatatacatatatatacccttatgggtttctgacaaTATACAACTAAGCTTTTAAACTTACTGACTTGAAATTCTTGATGGCGATTGGGTGGGTGCACTGAACTTCGAACCAGCACGTGATTGGATTCCAGTTGGAGTCAGCCTGCGATCGACGTACCATTGATTGATGGTTTCCGAAAAGGAAACGACCGTCGTGTTATTGATAATAACATAACAAGTACATAATACACTTCACAACAAAGAAAGAGACATTCCAATGATATTTTTGCATGGTAACCTGGAATTGCGCAATTAAACACACGGATGATTAAACTGAACATTTATTCGTGAATATCAACTTCCTAAGATGTTGCTATTTTCTGTTAATGAAGAATAGAAGGTATTAAGGCTTGCATGGCTTAACTCCTGTGTTGAAGTTCAAAGCTTTTTAATTTACTCTTCAATCAACACTGACAGTGAAGCGGTGAAAGTGGACTTATTGCTCGGAGGGGAGGAGAGGGGGGACATCGCATATATAAATTTTCCCCAGAACAccttaagtgagaccaaaatcacGTTAAATCCGacatttacacccctaagcgcgACGACAAGCATCCCCACACCTTTCATATGCGAGTCCCACCCCCCGTTCTTATTGTATGTGAactttatgtatgtatgtatgtgaactttatttcaacacggtatattcatcagttattaattcatatgtaattacataattaaactAACTATATCTAACTAACAATATCCAATCCTACATCAAATAAAACcataaaaactgctttacatgaatgccgtgtcttaaatacaaaaattacttaagagGATAAAATGAGTTGAGTAGATGACTAAAGTCACTTAAAGATTCTGCCCGCCGCAGATCAGAAGGTAAACTACCGCACCACTGTAACTAAAGCTGTATTTCAAAAAGTTGGTGCGGGGCAGTGGaacagcaagtttgtttactGAGTCCCTCAATAGATATTCGGTTACATCAGAACGGTTAACAAACAGCTCACTTGATACTCAggtgtaagaccatttaaggatttaaataccataatagctttctgtaTTTCACGCTGGGAACTTAATTTTCTCCACCCAAGTTTACTAAATAAATCTTCAACATCAGTGTCATAactggaaaaagttaaaattcggGCAGCACGATTTTGTAGCTTCTGCAATTTATTTGAAAGCGTTAAGTTGCAGTTTGCCAACTCTACACTGCAATAGTCAAAGTGTGGCCTCACTAAGACATTGAAAATAATCTTCAGAGTTTCAAAAGGGACAAAAGAGCGGATTCGTTTAAGAGCGCCAACACCAGAGGCAACTTTCTTAATTAACCTCTCAATGTGAGAGCCCCAAGAGAGATTTTCATCTATATAGACACCTTAGGATTTTGCAGTAGATACTTGATTAACAGGAACACCGCCAATGGTAAGATGCAGAGGTCTCGGTAAAGTATTTAATCACTGCCTTGagccaattaacataaattcagttttagttgcATTCAGTGTAAGTTTATTAGAGATAAGCCAATTATTGACTGACTCGAGATCTTGATTTAAAGTCTCGTCTATGGCGGTTATATCATTGCTTGAAAATGATAGATGcgtatcatctgcgtacatcctAGGCTGCGAGCTTAACAAACAGTTCGataagtcattaatatatatcaaGTACAATAATGGAACCAAAATTGTTCCCTGAGGTACACCGCAACTAAGGGATAGCTTATCAGATAAGTAAccattaaagtgctactgtgacgaaatttgaatcttccctatggaagccattttggcacataaagacgtagtctgtacgagaagaagaatgctgtttaccattttcaaatatctctttttgttctggagatattcaagtttttttaatatgcaaattagccaagtgatgacgtcataaaccctatcaaattttgatcaagtatgatggagaaagatatctcagccactTTGTTTCAGTTTTACTTGGTTATTTGCTCTTAGTTTCTAGTAAATGTGTTCCACactatgagcataccatttttgttaccagggctacatactgggttccagagcTCCCTGATCTTACAAGATTTGCAGACCACCTTCTGCGTtcttttttgatatttttatatggtgcctcatctgcatgaccctgccagcatataaagatgttaggtcgagtttgtggcctcggtaaatgtatttctagcctgagatcaccaaaatattgaaatcaggttggaggggactggaaaagagtgagttgccatgggaaccaatttctttacagtcgtaggtgtgttgccttcagaactatcagctcaccaagtttcaatggtctctgttgcaaattgac
The Montipora capricornis isolate CH-2021 chromosome 10, ASM3666992v2, whole genome shotgun sequence genome window above contains:
- the LOC138019115 gene encoding putative diacyglycerol O-acyltransferase MT1809 — its product is MVSVGVLLSTARFIAECLLSYQLVFVILVPMIPLLQLLGLFYILKIAERVIVKKVFGEGHLPGMDSMWVSDDSQQQYVLSSVFCFELDGRVEDRIKLLSQAILERLVNGKTANGDLIYYRTRCYIRPGWFQYFLREDPSFNIENHVLKWEGEVPRSKDELMALVSRLSMEPLPAKRSPWQCVCIPTNFGKNDLFVLLRLSHALADGVSNVKFLLYQLPDKVIPQKEPQKFSTTNRLLFLVKAAFITPKYLFELVLATPDRSILHGPNLSGVKKIAWNEAFDLQLIKKIKSATGTTVNDVIMACLTSALRKYFQKKGVENPVDVTASVPVDVRPPSKELHFDNYFSFIFPKMAVATDGILEQLYETRARMNEIKVSGTPFITAGIISISQGIFPQFLNTYSNKVLCDKTSCLFSNLPGPQQMYTVKGSRLKYLMFFPPHNHNIGVAMSVFSYAGQVIIGVHSDSAVLPDPEIIVEEFGNAINEMAKCVNGKNDSD